A section of the Bacteroidales bacterium genome encodes:
- the mgrA gene encoding L-glyceraldehyde 3-phosphate reductase, which produces MAYQPNPGRYEFLKYNRCGRSGLKLPPISLGLWHNFGCVDNFENSRAMIRFAFDSGITHFDLANNYGPPPGSAEENFGIILEKDLKQYRDEIIISTKAGYTMWDGPYGDFGSRKYLLASLDQSLRRMKTDYVDIFYSHRPDPETPLEETMSALADAVKQGKALYAGISNYPAERTKQASEILRKLGTPCLIHQPKYSMFERWVEESLLNVVENEGIGLIAFSPLAQGLLTDRYLKGIPEGSRASKPHGFLKQKDITEEKLAKIRKLNDIAVSRGQTLAQMAIVWLLKDHRVTSVLIGSSSVEQLKVNLDSLKNQGFSKEELDRIEEILH; this is translated from the coding sequence ATGGCATATCAACCCAATCCCGGCCGGTACGAGTTTCTCAAATATAACCGCTGTGGCCGGAGCGGATTAAAACTTCCCCCGATCTCATTAGGTTTGTGGCATAACTTCGGATGCGTCGATAATTTTGAGAACAGCAGGGCCATGATTCGCTTTGCGTTTGATTCAGGCATAACCCATTTCGACCTGGCAAATAATTACGGACCTCCTCCGGGATCAGCCGAAGAAAATTTCGGGATCATTCTGGAAAAAGATCTAAAGCAATACAGGGATGAGATTATTATTTCAACCAAAGCCGGATATACCATGTGGGATGGACCTTACGGTGATTTTGGCTCCAGGAAATACCTTCTTGCCAGTCTCGATCAGAGTCTCAGAAGAATGAAAACCGATTACGTAGATATTTTTTACTCTCACAGGCCTGATCCGGAAACACCACTGGAAGAAACCATGTCAGCACTTGCTGATGCCGTTAAACAGGGCAAAGCATTGTATGCTGGTATCAGCAACTACCCTGCCGAAAGAACAAAACAGGCATCTGAGATTCTCAGAAAGCTCGGAACACCCTGCCTCATTCACCAACCCAAGTATTCCATGTTCGAGCGCTGGGTAGAAGAGAGCCTGCTGAATGTAGTTGAAAATGAAGGCATTGGTTTAATAGCCTTCTCGCCCCTTGCACAGGGATTGCTTACCGACCGGTACCTGAAGGGCATACCTGAAGGATCAAGAGCTTCGAAACCACATGGTTTTCTGAAGCAAAAAGATATCACCGAAGAAAAACTGGCAAAAATCAGGAAGCTGAATGATATAGCCGTTTCAAGGGGACAAACATTAGCCCAGATGGCCATAGTGTGGCTGCTCAAAGACCACAGGGTAACTTCAGTACTGATAGGTTCAAGCTCTGTTGAACAATTGAAAGTCAACCTGGACTCTTTGAAAAATCAAGGCTTTTCAAAGGAAGAGTTGGACAGGATTGAGGAGATACTGCATTAG
- a CDS encoding glycosyltransferase family 39 protein translates to MLSVAITVGFLIVKIPYIKLPFYWDEAWVYGPAVRTMAHTGISFLPNALPTELYRGHPMLFHVLNGTWLKIFGNTITSAHFFNLLVACTLLLSIFSISKNLFKSGEIAFTCVIILSLQPTFLAQSTLVLPEVMVALFSLLTLYFFIQNNYVGYFIFASAASLTKETGIAAIATCLISYIISSYKIHNRSWKILVRNLVKLTLPTLPLLIFLFLQKEMHGWFLFPEHIGFISLSKEDIWQKLVTSYITFTFLLQGRNLLFFMMIFALLWLLYKKRKVENLNIYLIFLLFIIIYSLIGSINFFSKRYILSNIPIFILISVGIIFSTFRNRYFLFAFLILFSGLQIKYINFQNNSDHTLGFRNAVKVNQEMINLCLKKDIKDESIAVFFIQGRIMTDTLAGYVKHNEIFTNLNNQPENAKYVIVSNYDTNEKFLQSRNLPQMKLVARFEEKKAWIELYNNNLYH, encoded by the coding sequence TTGTTATCCGTTGCAATTACAGTTGGATTCCTTATTGTTAAGATTCCCTATATAAAATTACCTTTTTATTGGGATGAGGCATGGGTATACGGACCTGCGGTTAGAACGATGGCACATACCGGTATTTCTTTTTTACCAAATGCACTGCCCACAGAACTTTATAGGGGACATCCCATGCTTTTTCATGTTTTAAATGGAACTTGGTTGAAGATATTTGGAAATACAATTACATCTGCGCATTTTTTTAATTTGTTGGTTGCATGCACATTATTACTTTCGATTTTTAGCATTAGTAAAAATTTATTTAAAAGTGGAGAAATAGCTTTCACGTGTGTTATTATACTTTCACTTCAACCTACATTTCTCGCACAAAGTACACTGGTCCTACCCGAAGTAATGGTCGCCTTATTCAGTCTATTAACACTATATTTTTTTATTCAAAACAATTATGTTGGGTATTTCATATTTGCATCTGCCGCTTCATTAACAAAAGAAACCGGCATAGCGGCTATAGCCACATGCTTAATATCTTACATAATTTCCAGCTATAAAATACATAACAGATCATGGAAAATACTTGTTCGTAATCTTGTTAAGTTAACGTTACCAACACTACCACTGCTAATTTTTCTTTTTCTTCAAAAGGAAATGCATGGTTGGTTTCTGTTTCCGGAACATATTGGATTCATTAGTCTTTCAAAGGAAGATATATGGCAGAAGCTTGTGACCAGTTATATCACATTTACGTTCTTACTTCAAGGTAGGAATCTTTTATTTTTTATGATGATATTTGCTTTACTTTGGCTACTTTATAAAAAAAGAAAGGTTGAAAATTTAAATATATATTTAATTTTCTTGTTGTTTATTATTATTTATTCATTAATAGGTTCAATCAATTTCTTTTCAAAAAGATATATCCTCAGCAACATCCCTATTTTTATATTAATATCAGTTGGCATTATCTTTTCAACCTTTCGAAATAGGTACTTTCTGTTTGCTTTTTTAATACTTTTCAGTGGTTTGCAAATAAAATATATTAATTTTCAAAACAATAGCGACCACACATTGGGATTTAGAAATGCCGTAAAGGTTAATCAAGAAATGATTAATCTCTGTCTCAAGAAAGATATCAAGGATGAAAGCATTGCGGTTTTTTTCATTCAAGGAAGAATAATGACTGATACACTTGCCGGATATGTTAAGCATAATGAAATATTCACAAATTTAAACAATCAACCGGAGAATGCTAAATATGTGATAGTATCAAATTATGATACAAATGAAAAATTTCTACAGTCTAGAAATTTACCACAAATGAAATTAGTTGCAAGGTTCGAGGAAAAAAAAGCATGGATAGAACTTTATAACAATAATTTATATCATTAG
- a CDS encoding class II aldolase/adducin family protein, giving the protein MTSKEIKFLRKQVASFMRRLYSRGLTTASGGNISFHTGEEILITPSAIDKAVVRGRHIGIMDPEGKNLTPELKLSIESAMHAAIYKVRPDVKAIVHAHPPVATSFTAMKQPINCSLIAEARAVLGQPALAPYALMGTTGLAEITAQTASEFNPLPNVILLQNHGIVCLGKDLLTAFDRMEVLEAAARMTVLTSVMGSVNQLSTEQMAAIDAMMNSAN; this is encoded by the coding sequence ATGACTTCCAAAGAAATTAAATTCCTTCGCAAACAGGTGGCATCCTTTATGCGCAGATTATACTCAAGGGGATTGACAACGGCTTCGGGAGGCAACATCAGCTTTCATACCGGTGAAGAAATTTTAATTACACCTTCGGCTATTGACAAAGCTGTTGTGAGGGGCAGGCATATTGGCATTATGGACCCTGAGGGGAAAAATCTCACTCCTGAATTAAAGTTGAGCATTGAAAGCGCCATGCATGCCGCAATATACAAAGTACGTCCCGATGTGAAAGCCATTGTACATGCCCATCCCCCGGTAGCCACATCATTTACAGCCATGAAACAACCCATAAACTGTTCCCTTATTGCCGAAGCCCGTGCGGTTTTAGGACAACCTGCATTGGCGCCTTATGCCTTAATGGGAACAACCGGGCTGGCCGAAATAACTGCTCAAACGGCTTCAGAATTCAACCCACTTCCGAATGTCATTCTTTTGCAAAACCATGGAATTGTGTGCCTTGGTAAAGATCTGCTTACCGCCTTTGACAGGATGGAAGTTCTTGAAGCTGCTGCCCGGATGACTGTGTTAACATCCGTTATGGGGTCAGTAAATCAGTTGAGCACTGAGCAGATGGCGGCCATTGATGCCATGATGAATTCCGCAAATTAA
- a CDS encoding thioesterase family protein: MFSFQITPRFGDIDGLGHVNNNVVPTWFETARNPFFRYFNKDLDLKQWNLILARFEVDFLNQMYYGRDVEIRSWVTRLGRSSFEIYQEAWQDDKIGAKGKAVLVHFDFAEQKSVPVPGDIKKELEKHFLETKNS; the protein is encoded by the coding sequence ATGTTTTCCTTTCAAATTACACCACGGTTCGGAGATATAGACGGACTTGGACATGTGAATAACAACGTGGTGCCTACCTGGTTTGAAACAGCCAGGAACCCTTTCTTCCGGTATTTTAATAAGGACCTGGACCTCAAACAATGGAATCTCATCCTGGCAAGGTTTGAAGTTGACTTTCTCAACCAGATGTATTACGGCCGTGATGTGGAGATCAGAAGCTGGGTCACGAGGCTTGGCCGTTCATCCTTTGAAATTTACCAGGAAGCCTGGCAGGACGATAAAATAGGAGCCAAGGGAAAAGCAGTGCTTGTACATTTCGATTTCGCTGAACAGAAATCGGTTCCTGTTCCCGGGGACATTAAAAAGGAACTTGAAAAACATTTTCTTGAGACTAAAAACAGTTAA
- a CDS encoding TrpB-like pyridoxal phosphate-dependent enzyme, with translation MARIKKVFLEASEMPTQWYNLAPDLPTPMLPPLGPDGKPVSPDMLAPVFPMNLIEQEVSTQRWIDIPEEVLNMLALYRPTPLVRAYELEAALKTPARIYYKNESVSPAGSHKLNTAIAQAWYNKQFGIKKLTTETGAGQWGSALSQACALIGLECKVFMVRISFDQKPFRKLLMNAYGATCIASPSLETQAGRDILAKYPDTPGSLGIAISEAVEAAVTDPTGQTRYSLGSVLNHVMLHQTIIGLEVKKQLVKFGEKKPDVVIACAGGGSNFAGISFPFIYDKLHGDQIEIIPVEPSSCPTLTRGPFLYDFGDTAKMTPLLPMYTLGHNFIPEPIHAGGLRYHGMSPLVSAALNDKLINPVAIDQVECYEAGILFTRSEGIIPAPETTHAIAGAIREAKKAKEEGKEKVIVFNLSGHGLMDLVGYDKYLTGKLVKHEMSDTELFGNLKELENYPKPS, from the coding sequence ATGGCACGAATTAAGAAAGTATTCCTTGAGGCATCCGAAATGCCCACTCAATGGTATAACCTGGCTCCCGATCTTCCCACTCCAATGCTTCCGCCACTGGGACCTGACGGAAAACCGGTTTCACCCGATATGCTGGCGCCGGTATTTCCTATGAATCTTATTGAGCAGGAAGTAAGTACGCAGCGGTGGATTGATATCCCGGAAGAAGTGCTCAATATGCTGGCTTTATACAGGCCTACACCGCTTGTCAGGGCATATGAGCTTGAAGCAGCTTTGAAAACACCGGCAAGGATCTATTATAAAAACGAAAGCGTTTCACCTGCCGGAAGTCACAAACTGAACACAGCCATTGCCCAGGCATGGTACAACAAACAATTCGGAATTAAAAAGCTCACAACTGAAACCGGCGCGGGTCAATGGGGAAGTGCCCTTTCGCAGGCCTGTGCTTTAATAGGTCTCGAATGCAAGGTTTTCATGGTTCGCATCAGTTTCGACCAAAAACCTTTCCGCAAACTGCTTATGAATGCCTACGGGGCAACCTGCATTGCCAGTCCCAGCCTGGAAACCCAGGCAGGACGCGATATTCTCGCGAAGTATCCTGACACGCCCGGCAGTCTTGGCATTGCAATAAGTGAAGCCGTTGAAGCTGCTGTAACGGATCCTACCGGCCAGACCCGCTATAGCCTGGGAAGCGTATTGAATCATGTAATGCTTCACCAGACTATCATTGGTCTTGAAGTGAAAAAACAACTTGTCAAATTCGGTGAAAAGAAACCTGATGTGGTAATTGCCTGTGCCGGCGGCGGAAGTAATTTTGCAGGTATATCATTTCCGTTTATTTATGATAAGCTTCATGGTGATCAGATTGAAATCATCCCGGTAGAGCCCAGTTCATGCCCTACCCTCACCCGCGGGCCTTTCCTTTATGATTTCGGCGATACAGCCAAAATGACTCCGTTGCTGCCTATGTATACGCTGGGACATAACTTCATCCCTGAGCCTATCCATGCGGGCGGACTCCGTTACCATGGTATGAGTCCCCTTGTTTCGGCAGCCCTGAACGATAAGCTCATTAACCCGGTAGCCATTGACCAGGTTGAGTGTTATGAGGCCGGTATCCTGTTTACAAGGAGCGAAGGCATAATTCCGGCACCTGAAACCACTCATGCCATTGCAGGTGCAATAAGGGAAGCTAAAAAAGCAAAAGAAGAAGGCAAAGAAAAGGTAATTGTGTTCAATCTCAGCGGTCACGGTTTAATGGACCTTGTTGGTTATGATAAATACCTTACAGGTAAACTGGTGAAGCATGAAATGTCGGATACAGAATTATTCGGAAACCTGAAGGAACTGGAAAATTATCCGAAACCTTCCTGA
- the trxB gene encoding thioredoxin-disulfide reductase — protein sequence MSFFKTLHTDPVPSSGMNNLTPSEHVKCLIVGSGPAGYTAAIYAARANLHPVLYKGLEPGGQLTTTTDVENFPGYPKGITGPKLMDDLDEQAARFGTDIRWGIVTAVDFSKTPHKVVVDDKTMLEADTVIIATGATAKYLGLESEDKYKGSGVSACATCDGFFYRGKDVAVVGGGDTACEEALYLAGLCKKVYLIVRKNFLRASKIMQMRVENAPNIEVLFERNTKEIRGTDVVQEVVLIKRQGEVDEMEEVIKIDGFFLAIGHTPNSEVFKQYIETDETGYIKTIPGTPKTYVPGVFACGDVQDKVYRQAVTAAGSGCQAAIEAERYLSHLAI from the coding sequence ATGAGCTTTTTTAAAACGTTGCACACCGATCCGGTGCCATCATCGGGAATGAATAACCTGACACCTTCTGAACATGTAAAATGCCTGATTGTCGGATCGGGGCCGGCAGGTTACACGGCTGCCATTTATGCAGCACGGGCCAATTTGCATCCTGTACTTTACAAGGGACTTGAGCCGGGCGGACAGTTAACAACAACAACCGATGTGGAAAACTTTCCGGGATATCCGAAAGGGATTACAGGTCCAAAACTCATGGATGACCTTGATGAACAGGCCGCCCGTTTTGGTACAGACATCCGGTGGGGCATTGTGACAGCTGTTGATTTTTCAAAAACGCCGCACAAAGTTGTCGTTGATGATAAAACCATGCTCGAAGCCGATACGGTAATCATTGCAACGGGAGCCACAGCAAAATACCTGGGACTTGAATCGGAGGATAAATATAAAGGATCGGGTGTTTCAGCATGTGCCACGTGCGACGGTTTTTTCTACAGGGGCAAGGACGTTGCCGTCGTAGGCGGAGGTGATACAGCATGCGAAGAAGCCCTTTACCTGGCGGGTTTGTGTAAGAAAGTATATCTGATTGTCAGGAAGAATTTTCTGAGAGCATCGAAAATCATGCAGATGCGGGTTGAAAACGCACCGAATATTGAAGTTCTTTTTGAAAGGAATACAAAGGAAATACGGGGCACTGATGTAGTACAGGAAGTTGTCCTCATAAAACGCCAGGGAGAGGTGGATGAAATGGAAGAAGTAATAAAAATTGACGGGTTTTTCCTTGCCATTGGTCATACTCCCAATTCTGAAGTATTCAAGCAGTATATTGAAACCGATGAAACCGGTTATATCAAAACCATACCGGGTACACCAAAAACATATGTGCCAGGAGTGTTTGCCTGCGGGGATGTACAGGACAAGGTGTATCGCCAGGCCGTTACCGCTGCAGGTTCTGGTTGCCAGGCAGCCATTGAGGCGGAAAGGTATTTGAGTCATTTGGCGATTTAA
- the amrS gene encoding AmmeMemoRadiSam system radical SAM enzyme, whose protein sequence is MEALYYERTDGKIRCTLCPHFCLVTEGNTGICKVRRNIGGKLIAETWGKLSALHHDPVEKKPLYHFYPGSHVLSIGSVGCNMRCKCCQNWQISQTSIREYQFDRNYLPSEIAGLAKSDTRNLGIAFTYNEPGMWFEYMLETAQLVHEAGLKNIMVSNGFISEKPLDDLLQYIDAFNIDIKGFTEEFYRKFTGSSLQPVLESLYRIRKSGRHLELTCLVVPGQNDDPVVFRDMTEWICDELGPETILHISRYHPAYKMGLESTPEELMENLLDIAAEKLNYVYAGNIYLKNFQDTVCSKCHTVVIRRAGYEIEMVALSNDGTCSKCGNKIIIR, encoded by the coding sequence ATGGAAGCGTTGTATTATGAACGAACTGACGGTAAGATACGATGTACTTTATGCCCTCACTTCTGCCTTGTAACTGAAGGTAATACAGGCATCTGCAAAGTGCGGCGCAATATTGGCGGCAAACTGATAGCAGAAACCTGGGGCAAACTTTCAGCCCTTCATCATGATCCGGTTGAAAAGAAACCCCTGTATCATTTCTATCCCGGATCCCATGTTCTTTCAATTGGCAGTGTCGGCTGTAATATGCGGTGTAAGTGCTGCCAGAACTGGCAGATTTCTCAGACTTCAATACGGGAATATCAATTCGACAGGAATTACCTGCCGTCTGAAATTGCCGGACTGGCCAAATCCGATACCAGGAACCTGGGCATTGCTTTTACCTATAATGAACCCGGAATGTGGTTTGAATATATGTTGGAAACCGCGCAGCTGGTTCATGAGGCGGGACTTAAGAATATCATGGTGTCCAATGGTTTTATAAGTGAAAAACCTCTGGATGATCTGCTTCAATATATTGACGCATTTAACATTGATATAAAGGGTTTCACTGAGGAATTCTACAGGAAGTTCACGGGATCATCGCTTCAGCCTGTTCTGGAAAGCCTTTATCGGATCCGCAAATCAGGCCGTCATCTTGAACTGACCTGTCTTGTGGTTCCGGGGCAGAATGATGATCCTGTTGTATTCAGAGATATGACAGAATGGATATGTGATGAACTTGGTCCTGAAACCATTCTTCATATTTCAAGATATCATCCGGCATATAAAATGGGACTGGAATCAACACCTGAGGAATTGATGGAAAACCTGCTGGATATTGCGGCTGAAAAACTGAATTATGTTTATGCGGGTAACATTTATTTGAAAAATTTCCAGGATACCGTGTGCAGTAAGTGTCATACAGTTGTTATCAGGAGGGCCGGATACGAAATAGAAATGGTTGCCCTTTCGAATGACGGAACCTGCAGTAAATGCGGAAATAAAATAATTATCCGGTGA
- a CDS encoding PfkB family carbohydrate kinase has protein sequence MRKIFTVGETVLDILFKNKLPVTAKAGGACLNSAVTLGRLNLPVFFLGEYGLDEVGNIIDEFLRDNHVSTEFVYRYYDGKSTLALAFLNENNDASYDFYKIYPEQRLAVNFPEINQDDIVLFGSIYAVTIEVRKKLMEFIRQANRKKAIVIYDPNFRKQYLHTLTTLKPLILENFSHANIVRGSNEDFSFILGSDNADEAYSEIRDLCPNLLYTANKKGVFIRTAKVAAKYPVKTIEPVSTIGAGDNFNAGIVYSLYRNNITHRDLNNLDEKVWESIVTTAVDFATHVCMSYDNYIADDFAEKYRITS, from the coding sequence ATGAGGAAGATATTTACAGTTGGAGAAACTGTCCTTGACATACTTTTTAAAAATAAACTGCCCGTGACGGCAAAAGCGGGGGGTGCCTGCCTCAACAGTGCTGTTACATTGGGCAGACTTAATCTGCCGGTATTCTTTCTTGGAGAATACGGTTTGGATGAAGTGGGAAACATAATTGATGAATTTCTGCGGGACAATCATGTTTCAACGGAATTCGTCTACCGTTATTACGACGGCAAATCAACGCTTGCCCTAGCATTTCTGAATGAAAACAATGATGCCAGCTATGATTTTTACAAGATATATCCTGAACAACGCCTGGCAGTTAATTTTCCTGAAATTAACCAGGATGATATTGTATTGTTCGGATCCATTTACGCCGTGACCATTGAAGTCAGGAAAAAGCTGATGGAATTTATCCGGCAGGCCAACCGCAAAAAAGCGATTGTTATTTATGACCCGAATTTCAGGAAACAATACCTGCACACACTTACTACATTAAAGCCACTGATTCTTGAGAACTTCAGTCATGCCAATATTGTGAGGGGTTCCAATGAGGATTTTTCATTTATCCTCGGGTCAGACAACGCCGATGAAGCCTATTCTGAAATCAGGGACTTGTGTCCAAACCTCCTTTACACAGCCAATAAAAAAGGGGTGTTTATCCGAACGGCAAAAGTTGCTGCTAAATATCCGGTTAAAACTATTGAGCCGGTGAGCACAATTGGGGCAGGTGATAATTTCAATGCAGGAATCGTATATTCATTATACCGGAATAACATAACGCACAGGGATCTGAACAACCTGGATGAAAAAGTATGGGAATCGATTGTAACCACGGCAGTTGATTTTGCCACTCACGTGTGTATGAGTTACGACAATTATATCGCAGACGATTTCGCGGAAAAATACCGGATTACCAGTTAA
- a CDS encoding ABC transporter permease, with product MFSNFLKTAYRNIFRNKTYVIINILGLAVGFACSLLIFMFVIHELNYDKFNANYDRIYRLYLVGKMGESEFKGAWTAAPTARAFVEEFPEVEAAVRMTSWDETVVRVDDRKFIENKVALADSSFFGVFSLKLLNGDPKTALASPNTVVLTEKQAEKYFSKNDPVGQHLRIGTDTTLYTVTGVMQDVPEDSHFDFDLLISFVSHPRAKDDFWLSNSFSTYLLLRKGVSAESLQKKIPTIIEKYVGPQVQKILGMDLNAFKASGNEYGLYLQPLSDVHLNPDIGSEFKPANDRKYIYIFSAVALLILVVAGINYMNLSTARSTKRSREVGLRKVVGSTKNQLINQFILESILLTVISLILAVIIVEMVLPVFNNMLQTDLEIGYFSKWYVIPGILLLAVLVGVFSGSYPAWFLSSFVPVKVLYGKLKLGTSNIRIRSILVVIQFSISIFLIMSSFVIFRQIHYMVNKDLGFDKEQLLIIRRTDALRKQIIPFKNEIKKIPTVINCANSTCIPGYPNNNNGFQIEGRPAENTYLMWVNWVDYDFLSTYDIKVTDGRTFDRSFPTDTSMMILNQEAVRRFGLKDPYNTRFIQPGRTMEERSYYNVVGISKDFHNQSLRQAIEPHVFMLKPEKWDWTGYITIRLQKENMKQSITQIKKVWDSFTNEEPFQYFFLDQEFENFYKEERRTARIAVAFSILAIFIASLGLFGLTSFATEQRAREISLRKVLGSSIKGIILLFTREFSFLVLIATIPAGIFSYFVMNKWLQNFVYHITPGYWPFLASIAIVMLIAFITVSYRTYKAALTNPADILKYE from the coding sequence ATGTTTTCAAACTTTCTAAAAACAGCCTACAGAAATATTTTCAGAAACAAAACATACGTTATCATCAATATACTGGGCCTGGCGGTTGGTTTTGCCTGCAGTCTGCTCATTTTTATGTTTGTAATTCATGAATTGAATTACGATAAATTCAATGCAAACTATGATCGCATTTACCGGCTCTACCTGGTTGGTAAAATGGGCGAATCTGAATTTAAGGGCGCCTGGACAGCAGCACCCACAGCCAGGGCTTTTGTTGAGGAATTTCCCGAAGTGGAAGCAGCCGTGAGAATGACAAGCTGGGATGAAACTGTTGTCAGAGTGGATGACCGCAAGTTTATCGAAAATAAGGTAGCACTTGCCGATTCTTCATTTTTTGGGGTTTTCTCGCTTAAATTGCTTAATGGTGATCCGAAAACCGCACTGGCAAGTCCAAACACTGTTGTATTGACTGAAAAACAGGCAGAAAAGTATTTCAGCAAAAATGATCCTGTAGGCCAGCATCTCCGGATTGGAACCGATACCACGCTTTATACGGTAACCGGTGTAATGCAGGATGTTCCTGAAGACAGTCACTTTGATTTTGATCTGCTTATTTCTTTTGTTTCACATCCCCGTGCAAAGGATGATTTCTGGCTTTCCAACAGCTTTTCAACATACCTCCTGTTAAGAAAAGGCGTGTCAGCAGAAAGTCTTCAGAAAAAGATACCTACCATTATTGAGAAATATGTAGGACCGCAGGTACAAAAGATACTGGGTATGGACCTGAATGCTTTCAAGGCCTCGGGAAATGAATATGGTCTTTATCTTCAGCCTTTGTCTGATGTTCATCTGAACCCTGATATCGGTTCAGAATTCAAACCGGCAAACGACAGAAAGTATATATATATATTTTCGGCTGTGGCCCTTTTAATACTCGTAGTAGCCGGCATAAATTACATGAATCTTTCAACCGCACGTTCCACCAAGCGTTCAAGGGAAGTCGGTCTTCGCAAAGTGGTAGGTTCAACAAAAAACCAGCTGATTAACCAGTTTATCCTTGAATCCATTCTTCTTACGGTGATTTCGCTTATACTGGCCGTCATTATTGTTGAAATGGTGCTTCCTGTATTTAACAATATGCTGCAGACCGACCTTGAAATCGGTTATTTTTCAAAATGGTACGTCATCCCCGGAATTCTACTGCTGGCTGTGCTGGTCGGTGTTTTCTCCGGAAGTTACCCTGCATGGTTCCTGTCGTCATTTGTGCCCGTCAAAGTGTTGTATGGTAAGCTCAAATTAGGTACCTCAAATATCCGTATCCGCAGTATACTTGTCGTTATCCAGTTTTCCATTTCCATTTTCCTTATTATGAGTTCCTTTGTGATTTTCAGGCAGATTCATTATATGGTCAATAAAGATCTTGGATTTGACAAGGAACAGCTGCTTATCATCCGTCGGACAGATGCACTGCGCAAACAAATTATCCCCTTTAAGAACGAGATAAAGAAAATACCCACTGTGATCAATTGCGCCAATTCAACCTGTATTCCCGGGTATCCGAATAACAACAACGGATTTCAAATCGAAGGCAGGCCGGCTGAAAATACTTACCTGATGTGGGTGAACTGGGTGGATTATGATTTCCTTTCTACCTATGATATAAAAGTTACTGACGGTAGAACATTTGATAGAAGTTTCCCGACCGATACATCCATGATGATCCTGAACCAGGAAGCGGTTCGACGTTTCGGGCTCAAAGACCCTTATAACACGCGGTTTATTCAGCCGGGAAGAACCATGGAGGAAAGATCATATTACAATGTGGTAGGTATTAGTAAGGATTTCCATAATCAATCGCTAAGGCAGGCGATAGAACCTCACGTATTTATGTTGAAGCCTGAAAAATGGGATTGGACGGGTTATATAACAATCCGTTTGCAAAAGGAGAATATGAAGCAATCCATTACCCAGATCAAAAAGGTTTGGGATTCCTTTACAAATGAAGAGCCTTTTCAATATTTCTTCCTTGACCAGGAATTTGAGAATTTCTATAAAGAAGAAAGAAGAACCGCCAGAATTGCCGTAGCCTTTTCAATTCTTGCTATTTTCATTGCAAGTCTTGGATTGTTTGGCCTTACCTCATTTGCCACGGAGCAGAGGGCAAGGGAAATTTCACTGCGAAAAGTGCTGGGAAGTTCAATCAAAGGGATTATCCTGCTTTTTACACGCGAATTTTCGTTCCTGGTGTTGATTGCCACAATCCCTGCGGGTATTTTTTCGTACTTTGTTATGAATAAATGGCTCCAGAATTTTGTATATCATATAACTCCCGGATATTGGCCATTTCTTGCATCCATTGCCATAGTCATGCTTATCGCCTTTATAACGGTAAGTTACCGCACCTATAAGGCCGCTCTTACCAATCCTGCCGATATACTTAAGTATGAATGA
- a CDS encoding DUF1987 domain-containing protein, translated as MEPLDIKATNDTPRVIFDPDSDIFEISGRSLPEDVVTFYQPVLDWLDAYKSHPVKKTEFIFKYIYFNTATSKLVQDILFKLESLNEAGHAVNILWYYEQDDEDMYDIGIEFKENINLPFEIISY; from the coding sequence ATGGAACCACTCGATATAAAGGCAACTAATGATACTCCGCGGGTAATATTCGATCCTGACAGCGATATTTTTGAAATATCCGGAAGGTCGCTCCCCGAAGATGTGGTAACGTTTTACCAGCCGGTGCTCGACTGGCTTGATGCCTACAAATCGCATCCGGTTAAAAAGACGGAATTCATTTTTAAGTACATCTATTTTAATACGGCTACTTCAAAACTCGTTCAGGATATCCTCTTCAAGCTCGAAAGCCTCAATGAAGCCGGTCACGCAGTAAATATCCTGTGGTATTACGAGCAGGATGACGAAGACATGTATGATATCGGCATTGAATTCAAGGAAAACATCAATCTTCCTTTTGAGATAATCAGCTATTAA